The Saprospiraceae bacterium genome includes a window with the following:
- a CDS encoding histidine kinase codes for MNPHFLFNTLNSLYALTLKKSDLAPEIVLKLSEMMRYMLYECNEKEVPLSKEINYMQNYLELEKLRHGNKMLIDLKINGEIEDQKIAPLMLIPFIENSFKHGLSTQVSQGFVNLEMMVQHSDLHMTLENSKAPSMPKINGKRSGGIGLANVKRRMMILYPEKHSLSISESPNTYKIELDLQLTN; via the coding sequence ATCAATCCGCATTTTCTTTTTAATACGCTTAACAGCTTGTATGCATTGACACTTAAAAAATCGGATCTGGCACCTGAGATCGTCCTAAAATTGTCTGAAATGATGAGGTATATGCTGTATGAATGCAATGAAAAAGAGGTGCCATTGAGTAAAGAGATCAACTATATGCAAAACTATCTCGAGCTTGAAAAGTTACGGCACGGAAATAAAATGCTGATAGACTTAAAGATAAATGGTGAAATCGAAGATCAAAAAATTGCTCCACTCATGCTGATTCCTTTTATCGAAAACTCTTTTAAACATGGATTGAGTACTCAGGTGTCTCAGGGATTTGTGAATCTTGAGATGATGGTGCAGCACAGTGATCTGCATATGACACTTGAAAATAGTAAAGCACCGTCAATGCCTAAAATCAACGGTAAAAGATCCGGCGGAATCGGTCTTGCCAATGTCAAAAGGCGTATGATGATCCTGTATCCTGAAAAACATTCGCTTTCCATCAGCGAAAGCCCGAATACCTATAAAATCGAATTAGATTTGCAACTTACAAATTAA
- the holA gene encoding DNA polymerase III subunit delta, protein MSAEDIIKDLKSGVISPMYLLHGEEWYYIDIVVNYVEDHLLSDMEKAFNQVVIYGKDANVTAIIDEARQYPMMSTKRVILLKEAQQMKGISELLPYAEKPVGTTVLVICYKYGKLDKRTKFYKALESNGVIFESKKIYDNQVASWVRDFLKAGGYTAADGVHELVAEYLGSDLSKVSNELTKLMLNVPKSRQITMDDVRDVIGISKEFDVFELQKMLGERNFAKATQIIKYLSDNQGPNPAVVIITNLFGYFNKVMITHQHGAKSDQELSKLTGINPFFLKEYRQAAKNYSKNQLVSIFKALKNADKASKGIGNRRNDVSSIYKDFLISCMTA, encoded by the coding sequence ATGTCCGCTGAGGATATCATTAAAGATTTAAAATCCGGAGTCATAAGTCCTATGTATTTATTGCATGGTGAGGAATGGTACTATATAGATATAGTGGTAAATTATGTAGAAGATCACTTACTATCTGATATGGAAAAAGCTTTTAATCAAGTGGTAATATATGGAAAAGATGCCAACGTAACAGCAATCATAGATGAAGCCAGACAATATCCCATGATGTCCACAAAAAGGGTCATCCTGCTAAAGGAGGCTCAACAAATGAAGGGAATTTCAGAGTTGCTTCCTTATGCTGAGAAGCCAGTAGGCACTACTGTGTTGGTCATTTGTTATAAATACGGGAAACTCGATAAAAGAACAAAATTTTATAAAGCACTTGAAAGTAATGGCGTAATATTTGAATCAAAAAAAATATACGATAATCAGGTAGCATCGTGGGTTCGTGACTTTTTAAAAGCAGGTGGATATACAGCTGCTGACGGTGTACACGAACTTGTTGCCGAATACCTTGGCTCTGATTTGTCCAAAGTGAGTAATGAACTGACCAAGCTGATGCTGAATGTACCCAAGTCAAGGCAAATTACCATGGATGATGTGCGGGATGTGATCGGTATAAGCAAAGAATTTGACGTGTTCGAATTGCAAAAGATGCTTGGAGAAAGGAATTTTGCTAAAGCAACTCAAATTATAAAATATCTTTCTGACAATCAAGGTCCCAATCCTGCTGTGGTCATCATAACCAATTTATTTGGATATTTCAATAAAGTCATGATCACTCATCAGCATGGAGCAAAAAGTGATCAGGAACTATCAAAACTGACAGGAATAAACCCATTTTTTCTCAAAGAGTATCGGCAGGCAGCAAAAAACTATTCAAAAAATCAGCTGGTTTCAATTTTTAAAGCTTTAAAAAATGCAGATAAAGCATCAAAAGGTATTGGCAATAGAAGGAATGATGTGTCTTCTATTTACAAAGATTTTTTGATATCCTGCATGACAGCATAA
- a CDS encoding response regulator transcription factor encodes MIKAIIVDDEPLALEVLETYISRIPEIQLVQKCENAFEANEALKNHQIDLMFLDIQMPQLSGIEFLKTLANPPCVIFTTAYPDYAVEGFELNATDYLLKPISLERFMKAVNKVSERLGAKRGEFDNNHHQEGAEDFFFVKADKKLVKINFDDILYIEGLKDYVIIRQETGRVITLQTMKSLEDRLPDAKFKRVHRSFIVNIKKITAILGNMVELIEGGKVKQLPIGKNYRDELLDMINENKL; translated from the coding sequence ATGATCAAAGCAATTATCGTAGATGACGAGCCTCTGGCTCTCGAAGTACTAGAGACATACATTTCAAGGATTCCGGAAATCCAATTGGTACAAAAGTGTGAAAATGCATTTGAAGCAAATGAAGCACTAAAAAATCATCAGATAGACTTGATGTTTCTTGATATCCAGATGCCCCAGTTGTCAGGGATAGAATTTCTAAAAACTCTGGCTAATCCACCTTGCGTTATTTTCACCACAGCTTATCCGGACTATGCTGTAGAAGGATTTGAGCTCAATGCTACAGATTATCTGCTCAAGCCTATCTCTCTTGAGAGATTCATGAAAGCGGTAAATAAAGTGTCCGAAAGATTGGGTGCAAAAAGAGGAGAATTTGATAATAATCATCACCAGGAAGGAGCAGAAGATTTCTTCTTTGTCAAAGCGGATAAAAAATTAGTTAAAATCAATTTTGATGACATCCTCTATATTGAAGGTCTCAAGGACTATGTAATCATAAGGCAGGAAACAGGAAGGGTGATCACTTTACAAACCATGAAGAGTCTTGAAGATCGATTGCCTGATGCTAAGTTCAAAAGAGTGCACAGGTCATTTATAGTCAATATCAAAAAGATCACCGCCATACTTGGTAATATGGTAGAACTCATAGAAGGTGGTAAAGTCAAACAACTTCCCATCGGCAAAAATTATAGGGATGAGCTTCTTGATATGATCAATGAAAATAAGCTGTAA
- a CDS encoding DUF2520 domain-containing protein, with product MLDNIVIIGSGNVAWHLAECIVFAGYNLKQVYGRNANDKTYYSHLDIGAYISDIKQLDPHADLYLLCVNDDAILEVADSIPFQLRDSQILTHTSGATPSSILSPYSANYGCLWPLQSLKRESQVVTNEIPFVITASNEYVKLWLLELADQISNDFTWIDDERKEKLHLAAVLVNNFANHLFRLTYDYCKQEDIRFDLLIPLIKETAEKLTIDIPENNQTGPAVRNDNQTIMRHLIKLEKHPDLYKLYCFFSENIIKKYHYSEDN from the coding sequence ATGTTGGACAACATCGTCATCATCGGTTCTGGTAATGTAGCCTGGCACCTTGCAGAATGCATAGTATTCGCTGGTTACAATTTGAAACAGGTTTATGGCAGAAATGCAAATGATAAGACCTATTATAGTCATCTGGATATTGGAGCATATATTTCTGATATAAAACAATTAGATCCGCATGCTGATTTGTACTTGTTGTGCGTAAATGATGATGCTATACTTGAAGTGGCAGATTCGATACCATTTCAGCTCAGGGACAGTCAAATACTTACCCACACTTCCGGTGCAACCCCATCGTCCATACTTAGTCCTTACTCCGCCAATTACGGTTGCTTGTGGCCACTTCAATCTTTAAAAAGAGAGTCCCAGGTAGTAACCAATGAAATACCTTTTGTGATAACCGCGTCAAATGAATATGTCAAACTTTGGTTGCTCGAACTTGCCGATCAGATTTCCAATGATTTTACCTGGATTGATGATGAAAGAAAGGAAAAATTGCACCTGGCAGCTGTTTTGGTCAATAATTTTGCCAATCATCTCTTCAGGCTCACATATGACTATTGTAAGCAAGAAGATATAAGGTTTGACTTATTGATACCACTGATCAAAGAAACTGCTGAAAAACTTACTATCGATATTCCTGAGAATAATCAAACAGGCCCTGCCGTCAGAAATGACAATCAAACCATAATGAGACATCTTATTAAATTAGAAAAGCATCCTGATTTGTATAAGTTGTATTGCTTCTTTTCAGAAAATATTATTAAAAAATACCATTATAGTGAGGATAATTGA
- the ccsA gene encoding cytochrome c biogenesis protein CcsA, with the protein MNEVQYIGEHLWVGKLGHFLIILSFTSALLSAIAYFSGVKNTHHQNSWDKIGRYAFITHGVSLFVLMGTIFYAMYHHMYEYSYVFDHVSEDLPLKYILSAFWEGQEGSFMLWMFWHVILGFLLIRFAGKLEGPVLFTIALAEAILMSMLLGIQIPWGDEAIKIGSNPTTLLRHMNDAPIFANADYLSLIKGRGMNPLLQNYWMTIHPPTVFLGFASTIVPFAFAFAGLWTKDHKEWLKPALPWALFSAGIHGTGLLMGSLWAYVALSFGGYWAWDPVENASLVPWITLIAGIHVHLINKNTGYAGRSVYFFYIITFILILYSTFLTRSGVLGDTSAHAFTEMGLEWQLIGIMAVFAIPGFTLLLTNYKKIKNPENEEELSSREFWMFIGSLVLLFSAILISSSTSLPVFNKIMTYFNPAYEGKVIKDAIGHYNKYQMWIGVFVAVLSSIAMFLRYNANNWANIEKRVFTRLVIIAGISAILTWMITLWIKLYSWQYFVLCFSGLFAIIANADYIINVVKGNLKLAWSGIAHFGFGMMLIGILASGLNQKFISSNPFVFKGMFADEDLEKYVQLIKGRPLFSQGYFMTYVSDTLIGRERKYTINFKKLNDSLEIIDEINLYPNAQYSNDFSKVAAFNPSTKHYLHKDIFTCVVGLPPSLQSSEEAKKIEDSLKFVLHTIPLRDTIQLKGYSIKAESITFSPDQDEYKKHRHDAGIAVNLRIHDQETDSMYVGQAALGMDGALMYNYPASFPEAGIKIKLNEKMFDNGFTSDDLLNYKEYTIKSGGAIQTNGYTISLNGFDKNPQHPNYQPEEKDIAIAAILSIQGQDYISEARPLYVIKKNVPMSIKHYDNQSGLHIRFSNINPAAEEFTFKIAKDNRSVSNAILDIATDVPRTDYLILQATIFPGINLFWAGSIFMMIGLFMAAWYRFKQKTL; encoded by the coding sequence ATGAATGAAGTCCAGTATATAGGTGAACATTTGTGGGTGGGAAAACTAGGCCACTTTCTTATTATCCTTTCTTTTACATCTGCATTATTGTCGGCAATTGCCTATTTTTCAGGTGTAAAAAATACACATCATCAGAATAGTTGGGACAAAATAGGACGCTATGCTTTTATTACGCATGGTGTTTCATTATTTGTATTAATGGGGACAATATTTTATGCGATGTATCATCATATGTATGAGTATTCGTATGTATTTGATCACGTCTCAGAAGATTTGCCATTAAAATATATACTTTCTGCTTTTTGGGAAGGTCAGGAAGGCAGTTTCATGTTATGGATGTTCTGGCATGTCATACTCGGTTTTCTACTTATACGGTTCGCAGGGAAATTAGAAGGACCAGTGTTATTTACTATAGCTTTGGCAGAAGCGATTCTTATGTCAATGTTGTTGGGCATACAAATCCCCTGGGGCGACGAGGCAATAAAAATAGGTAGCAACCCCACTACCCTGCTTCGTCACATGAATGACGCCCCGATATTTGCCAATGCTGACTACCTCAGCCTGATCAAAGGAAGAGGTATGAACCCACTATTGCAGAATTACTGGATGACTATACATCCGCCGACTGTGTTTTTAGGTTTTGCATCTACTATTGTTCCGTTTGCGTTTGCATTTGCCGGTCTTTGGACCAAGGATCATAAGGAATGGTTGAAGCCAGCCTTACCTTGGGCATTGTTTTCTGCCGGAATCCATGGTACAGGATTATTGATGGGAAGTCTTTGGGCGTATGTAGCACTTTCATTTGGAGGATACTGGGCATGGGATCCTGTAGAAAATGCATCTCTGGTGCCATGGATCACATTAATAGCAGGTATTCATGTGCATTTAATCAACAAAAATACAGGATATGCCGGGAGGTCGGTGTATTTTTTCTATATCATTACTTTTATACTTATATTGTATTCTACATTTCTGACGCGCAGCGGAGTATTAGGTGACACATCAGCACATGCTTTTACTGAGATGGGACTGGAGTGGCAGTTGATCGGTATTATGGCTGTTTTTGCCATACCTGGGTTTACATTACTGCTGACCAATTACAAAAAAATAAAAAATCCCGAAAATGAAGAAGAATTATCTTCGAGGGAGTTTTGGATGTTTATTGGTTCATTAGTTCTATTATTCAGTGCTATTTTAATTTCATCTTCGACATCACTTCCTGTTTTCAACAAAATCATGACTTACTTCAATCCGGCTTATGAAGGTAAGGTCATCAAGGATGCCATAGGTCATTACAATAAATATCAGATGTGGATTGGGGTATTTGTGGCGGTACTTTCGTCCATTGCAATGTTTTTAAGATATAATGCCAACAATTGGGCCAATATAGAAAAGAGAGTTTTCACCAGGCTTGTAATTATTGCCGGTATCTCAGCCATTCTTACGTGGATGATTACTTTATGGATAAAATTGTATAGCTGGCAGTACTTTGTATTGTGTTTTTCAGGGCTGTTTGCTATTATCGCCAACGCTGATTACATCATTAATGTGGTTAAAGGCAATTTGAAATTGGCATGGTCAGGTATAGCGCATTTTGGTTTCGGAATGATGCTGATAGGCATCCTGGCAAGTGGGTTAAATCAAAAATTTATTTCATCCAATCCCTTTGTGTTTAAAGGCATGTTTGCAGATGAAGACCTTGAAAAATATGTGCAGCTCATCAAAGGACGTCCTCTTTTTTCACAGGGATACTTCATGACATATGTTTCAGACACATTGATAGGTAGAGAAAGAAAATATACTATAAATTTTAAGAAGCTGAATGACAGCCTGGAGATCATCGATGAAATAAATCTTTATCCCAATGCTCAGTATTCCAATGATTTCAGCAAAGTGGCGGCTTTCAACCCAAGTACCAAACACTATTTGCACAAAGATATTTTCACATGTGTAGTGGGTCTTCCTCCATCATTACAAAGCTCAGAAGAAGCTAAGAAGATAGAAGATTCGTTGAAATTTGTTTTACACACTATCCCTTTAAGGGACACTATCCAACTGAAAGGGTATTCTATCAAAGCCGAGAGTATCACTTTTTCTCCTGACCAGGATGAATACAAAAAACACCGTCATGATGCCGGAATAGCAGTAAATCTCAGAATTCATGACCAAGAAACTGATTCTATGTATGTAGGACAGGCAGCTTTAGGTATGGATGGAGCCCTCATGTATAACTATCCAGCATCATTTCCGGAAGCTGGTATCAAAATAAAACTCAATGAAAAAATGTTTGATAACGGATTTACTTCAGATGATTTGCTCAACTACAAGGAGTATACCATCAAATCCGGAGGAGCAATTCAAACAAATGGATATACTATATCCTTAAACGGATTTGATAAAAACCCTCAACACCCCAACTATCAACCCGAAGAAAAAGATATAGCCATTGCGGCCATTCTATCAATTCAAGGACAGGATTACATTTCAGAAGCAAGACCACTGTATGTCATCAAAAAGAATGTACCGATGAGTATAAAACACTATGATAATCAATCAGGTCTTCATATTCGTTTCAGCAATATCAATCCTGCAGCAGAAGAATTTACATTTAAAATCGCTAAAGATAATCGCAGTGTTTCCAACGCTATCCTGGATATAGCCACTGATGTTCCCCGTACCGATTACCTGATTTTGCAAGCTACCATTTTCCCGGGCATAAATTTGTTTTGGGCAGGCAGTATTTTTATGATGATAGGATTATTTATGGCGGCATGGTATAGGTTCAAACAAAAAACACTATAA
- a CDS encoding DNA-binding protein, whose protein sequence is MNITFEELRRIKHALPTGSVSRIASELSIEEQTVRNYFGAKKYQNGQVVGCHIEPGPEGGIVHLDDDKIMNLAKRIIAEAQNIGV, encoded by the coding sequence ATGAATATCACATTTGAAGAACTAAGAAGAATCAAGCACGCCTTGCCTACAGGTAGTGTAAGCAGGATTGCATCAGAACTAAGTATAGAAGAGCAAACTGTACGTAATTATTTTGGGGCAAAAAAATATCAGAATGGACAGGTAGTAGGATGCCATATCGAACCCGGGCCTGAAGGTGGCATTGTGCATCTTGATGATGATAAAATTATGAATCTTGCAAAGAGAATCATAGCGGAAGCACAAAACATAGGAGTATAA
- a CDS encoding pyridoxal phosphate-dependent aminotransferase produces MSINPLKMLSDKVQAMEESATIRMAQKARDLAAKGVSVISLSLGEPDFDTPEFIKEAAYQALKKGNTKYTPVPGTMELRKAICDKFKTENNLHFEPAQIVVSNGAKQSIANICLATLDEGDEAIILAPYWVSYVEIVKFAGGVPVVVSAGIEDDFKVKAAQIRDAITEKTKLLIFSSPCNPTGSVYTYDELAEIADVISENGNILIIADEIYEYINFTGKHASIGAFDKTKDLTATVNGFSKGFSMTGWRLGYMGGPKWLADACNKVQGQVTSGAASFSQEAAAVALRTEKSEALAMKEAFLRRRDLIISKLKEVPGLKVNQPQGAFYVFPDISHYFGTTNGTVTIKDADDFSEAMLTEAHVGTVSGAAFGNDQCIRLSYAASDADLIEAVSRIKNALASFKKI; encoded by the coding sequence ATGAGCATTAATCCATTAAAAATGTTGTCTGATAAGGTTCAGGCAATGGAAGAATCTGCTACCATCAGAATGGCACAAAAAGCAAGAGATCTCGCTGCCAAAGGAGTAAGTGTCATAAGCCTTAGCCTTGGAGAGCCGGATTTTGACACTCCGGAATTTATCAAAGAAGCAGCATATCAGGCACTGAAAAAAGGAAATACTAAATATACCCCTGTACCAGGTACAATGGAGCTCAGAAAAGCCATATGTGATAAATTTAAAACTGAAAATAACCTGCACTTTGAACCTGCGCAAATTGTTGTTTCTAATGGAGCAAAGCAAAGTATAGCCAATATATGCTTAGCCACCCTCGATGAAGGGGATGAAGCGATCATATTGGCTCCTTATTGGGTTTCATATGTCGAAATTGTAAAATTTGCCGGAGGCGTTCCTGTAGTGGTCAGTGCAGGGATAGAAGATGACTTTAAAGTTAAAGCAGCACAGATCAGGGATGCTATCACAGAAAAAACAAAACTACTTATTTTTTCTTCTCCATGCAACCCTACCGGTTCTGTATACACCTATGATGAACTGGCAGAGATTGCTGATGTTATCAGTGAAAACGGAAACATTTTGATCATAGCCGATGAAATTTATGAATATATCAACTTCACCGGCAAACACGCAAGTATAGGAGCATTTGATAAGACAAAAGACCTGACAGCTACGGTCAATGGATTTTCAAAAGGGTTTTCAATGACAGGATGGAGATTGGGATATATGGGTGGGCCGAAATGGCTCGCCGATGCCTGCAACAAAGTACAAGGTCAGGTAACATCGGGTGCTGCTTCATTTAGTCAAGAAGCTGCCGCAGTTGCCTTGAGAACAGAAAAATCTGAGGCATTAGCCATGAAAGAAGCATTTTTAAGAAGAAGAGACCTGATCATAAGCAAACTTAAGGAAGTCCCCGGGCTTAAAGTAAATCAACCTCAAGGTGCATTTTATGTGTTTCCTGATATAAGTCACTATTTCGGAACCACAAATGGCACAGTAACTATCAAAGATGCGGATGATTTTTCGGAAGCTATGCTTACTGAAGCCCATGTAGGTACAGTTTCAGGTGCTGCTTTTGGTAATGATCAATGTATCAGATTATCATATGCAGCATCAGATGCGGACTTGATTGAAGCAGTTTCTCGTATTAAAAACGCACTCGCTTCTTTCAAGAAAATATAA
- a CDS encoding cytochrome c maturation protein CcmE has protein sequence MNKNIIIALAFIVLGIIVFTSVSKDVSTYASFSIAAKSGQSSKIVGQLAKDKPMVYDPQNKPNEFSFFMKDSEGQLKQVVLNKPKPQDFEMSEQIVVTGKMKDDVFEAHEILMKCPSKYKDEEIAIKGQ, from the coding sequence ATGAATAAAAATATAATCATCGCCCTTGCATTTATTGTATTAGGAATCATAGTATTCACCAGTGTATCAAAAGATGTAAGTACTTATGCCAGTTTTAGTATAGCGGCAAAGTCCGGACAGTCTTCTAAAATCGTAGGCCAACTTGCCAAAGACAAACCTATGGTATATGATCCCCAAAACAAACCCAATGAATTTTCATTTTTTATGAAAGACAGCGAAGGCCAGCTCAAACAGGTTGTTTTAAATAAACCTAAACCTCAGGACTTTGAAATGTCAGAACAGATAGTCGTTACCGGCAAAATGAAAGATGATGTATTCGAAGCTCATGAAATACTAATGAAATGTCCTTCCAAGTACAAAGATGAAGAGATAGCCATTAAGGGCCAGTAA